From a region of the Lactuca sativa cultivar Salinas chromosome 4, Lsat_Salinas_v11, whole genome shotgun sequence genome:
- the LOC111912921 gene encoding lysine histidine transporter-like 8: MEERMETELISIPATPRASTPEILTPSGQRSPRPMSKEGGKSSTAWTPTSFTPRFLSPIGTPMKRVLINMKGYLEEVGHLTKLNPQDAWLPITESRNGNAHYAAFHNLNAGVGFQALVLPVAFSFLGWSWGIVSLTIAYFWQLYTLWILVQLHEAVPGKRYNRYVELAQAAFGERLGVWLALFPTVYLSAGTATALILIGGETMKLFFELVCGPLCTSNPLTTIEWYLVFTSLCIVLSQLPNLNSIAGLSLIGAVTAIFYSTMVWVLSVSQPRPPNISYDPVPLPSFSASLFSFLNALGIIAFAFRGHNLVLEIQSTMPSTFKHPAHVPMWKGAKAAYFFIALCLFPVAIGGYWAYGNLMPSGGILNALFVFHSQDISRGLLAMTFLLVVFSCLSGFQIYSMPVFDSFEASYTSRTNRPCSVWVRSGFRVVYGFINFFIGVALPFLSSIAGLLGGLTLPVTFAYPCFMWVLIKKPAKYSFNWYFNWTLGWLGIAFSLAFSIGGIWSMVNSGLKLKFFKPN; encoded by the exons ATGGAAGAGAGAATGGAGACTGAGCTGATATCGATACCGGCGACGCCACGGGCATCCACGCCGGAGATACTCACACCCTCCGGTCAGAGGTCGCCCAGGCCAATGTCAAAGGAAGGTGGGAAGTCGTCGACGGCGTGGACTCCGACGTCGTTTACACCGAGGTTTCTTAGTCCGATTGGTACGCCGATGAAGAGGGTGTTGATAAACATGAAAGGGTATTTGGAGGAAGTGGGTCATCTGACTAAACTAAACCCACAAGATGCATGGCTTCCGATAACCGAATCCCGTAATGGCAACGCTCATTACGCCGCCTTTCATAACCTCAACGCCGGCGTCGGCTTTCAAGCTCTGGTTTTGCCCGTCGCTTTCTCTTTCCTTGGCTG GAGTTGGGGAATTGTGTCATTAACTATAGCGTACTTCTGGCAACTCTACACTTTATGGATCTTGGTTCAACTTCATGAAGCAGTTCCAGGAAAGAGATACAACCGATATGTGGAGCTTGCTCAAGCAGCTTTTG GGGAACGGCTGGGGGTGTGGCTAGCACTATTTCCGACGGTTTACTTGTCCGCCGGAACGGCGACGGCGTTGATTCTTATCGGAGGCGAAACCATGAAACTCTTCTTCGAGCTTGTTTGTGGGCCACTTTGTACTTCAAATCCCTTAACGACAATCGAATGGTATCTTGTTTTCACTTCATTATGCATCGTGTTGTCTCAGCTCCCAAACCTGAACTCCATCGCCGGACTCTCCCTCATCGGAGCGGTGACTGCCATCTTTTACTCAACCATGGTTTGGGTTCTCTCCGTTAGCCAACCACGGCCACCCAACATCTCCTATGACCCTGTCCCCTTGCCTTCGTTCTCAGCTTCCCTGTTTTCTTTCCTTAATGCACTTGGTATCATTGCCTTCGCTTTTAGAGGCCACAATCTAGTCCTCGAGATTCAG TCTACGATGCCATCAACTTTCAAGCATCCAGCTCATGTGCCAATGTGGAAAGGAGCCAAAGCTGCATACTTCTTCATTGCATTGTGTCTGTTCCCTGTGGCTATCGGAGGTTATTGGGCTTATGGAAACCTT ATGCCATCGGGAGGGATTCTGAATGCACTATTCGTATTCCACAGTCAAGATATTTCAAGAGGGTTGCTTGCAATGACGTTCTTACTAGTCGTCTTCAGCTGCTTAAGTGGGTTTCAGATATACTCGATGCCAGTGTTTGATAGTTTTGAAGCTAGTTACACGAGCCGAACAAACAGGCCATGCTCTGTGTGGGTCCGGTCTGGTTTTAGAGTGGTTTATGGGTTTATTAACTTCTTCATTGGTGTAGCATTGCCCTTCCTTTCCAGTATTGCGGGTTTGTTAGGAGGGTTAACCCTACCGGTGACATTTGCATACCCATGTTTCAtgtgggttcttatcaagaaGCCTGCAAAATATAGCTTCAATTGGTACTTTAATTGGACACTAGGTTGGCTTGGTATAGCATTCAGTTTAGCGTTTTCGATAGGTGGAATATGGAGCATGGTGAATAGCGGACTTAAGCTGAAATTCTTCAAACCAAATTAA